One genomic region from Magallana gigas chromosome 3, xbMagGiga1.1, whole genome shotgun sequence encodes:
- the LOC105339049 gene encoding piwi-like protein 1 isoform X2: protein MSGRGRARARGRARGASEDQARRPGEQPAPQQQPPQPSSAPAPAPAGGPPAASGRASYRGGAKEPRPGIASGSGDVPADALSKMSIGTKDAGERRDRLFYSDPECKPAWLSDKRGTSGRALPVVTNYFKLEMTPDWHLYQYDVKFNPPIDSRKMRMALLMTHENLLGRTKAFDGMILYLPHRLQEQVTEVFSVRKTDDVQIRITITLTNELPPSSPQVMQVYNIIFRRVLAMIEMKQIGRNYFNPALSVDIPQHKLTVMPGFVTAIARYETDTLLCADISHKIIRSDTLLDLMYELYQQARGDSFYDDCVRKFVGSIVLTRYNNKTYRVDDFDWDKRPDHSFKLRNDTTITIAEYYKKSYNIEVKDMNQPLVVSRPKKKDIRMGRTEPIFLLPELCTVTGLSDEARADFGVMKDVGAHTRVPPEGRNRTLQGFINQINQNEKVKAEMQGWGLAFSQTLMTLNARVAPQENIYQKNNAQLSYRQEDADWSRDMRGKQLITPVNLENWVIVFTRRNSAQAQDLVQTLSRVGPPMGMRINSPTICELQDDRNDSYITALKQYVTPQTQLALTILPTNRKDRYDAIKKFCCVDHPVPSQCVVQRTLSKKQMLMSVATKIAIQLNCKLGGEVWCLDIPLKNVMVVGIDTYHDSAKKGRSVGGVICSTNNLLTRYYSRTTFQHTGEELVNGIVTSMRGALEKYHEVNGVLPERIIVFRDGVGDGQLRAVFEHEVPQLNECFKRSGGQDYNPKVAIVVVKKRINTRFFARSGPSLNNPCPGTIVDTTVTRPIWYDFFLVSQSVRQGTVTPTHYNVIWDTTGLKPDHMQRLAYKMCHLYYNWPGTIRVPAPCQYAHKLAFLVGQSIHKDPHMALSDRLYFL, encoded by the exons ATGTCTGGGAGAGGTAGAGCAAGAGCACGAGGAAGAGCCCGGGGGGCCTCGGAGGACCAAGCCCGGCGCCCAGGGGAGCAGCCTGCCCCCCAGCAACAG CCCCCACAGCCTTCTTCTGCCCCTGCCCCCGCACCGGCTGGTGGACCCCCAGCAGCCAGTGGAAGAGCCTCCTACAGGGGTGGTGCCAAGGAACCACGCCCAGGGATTGCCAGCGGGAGCGGTGATGTCCCTGCTGATGCACTCTCCAAGATGTCCATAGGAACCAAGGACGCAGGGGAGAGAAGGGACCGACTGTTCTATAGTGACCCAGAGTGTAAGCCAGCATGGCTGTCAGACAAACGAG GAACTTCCGGACGTGCACTGCCGGTAGTTACCAACTACTTTAAGTTGGAAATGACGCCGGATTGGCACCTCTACCAATACGATGTGAAGTTCAACCCACCCATTGACTCCAGGAAAATGAGGATGGCATTGCTGATGACACATGAGAATTTATTGGGCCGAACAAAAGCGTTCGATGGCATGATTCTGTATCTGCCTCATCGTCTCCAGGAACAG GTGACTGAGGTGTTCAGTGTGAGGAAGACGGACGACGTACAGATCCGGATCACAATCACGTTAACCAATGAACTGCCTCCTTCCTCTCCCCAAGTCATGCAGGTGTACAATATCATCTTCAGAAG GGTGCTGGCAATGATTGAGATGAAGCAGATTGGTCGTAATTACTTCAACCCTGCCTTGTCTGTGGACATTCCCCAGCACAA ACTAACGGTGATGCCCGGGTTTGTGACGGCCATCGCCCGCTATGAGACAGACACCCTGCTATGTGCGGACATCAGCCACAAGATCATCCGTTCGGACACACTGCTGGACCTGATGTACGAACTGTACCAACAAGCCCGGGGGGACTCTTTCTATGACGACTGCGTCAGGAAGTTTGTCGGCTCCATTGTCCTGACCAG ATACAACAACAAGACGTACCGAGTAGATGACTTTGATTGGGACAAGAGACCCGATCATTCCTTCAAACTCAGGAACGACACCACCATTACCATCGCTGAGTATTACAAAAAG AGCTACAATATAGAGGTGAAAGACATGAACCAGCCATTGGTTGTATCTCGACCCAAAAAGAAGGATATTAGAATGGGGCGTACGGAGCCGATTTTCCTCCTCCCAGAACTCTGTACTGTGACAG GTTTGTCGGATGAAGCCAGAGCTGACTTTGGCGTGATGAAAGATGTCGGTGCTCACACTCGAGTCCCCCCTGAGGGCAGGAACAGGACTCTACAGGGCTTCATCAACCAAATTAACCA GAATGAAAAAGTGAAAGCAGAAATGCAGGGCTGGGGACTAGCATTCTCTCAGACTCTGATGACACTGAATGCTAGAGTTGCGCCCCAGGAGAATATATATCAAAAGAACAATGCCCAG CTGAGTTACCGACAGGAGGATGCAGACTGGAGCAGAGACATGAGGGGTAAACAGCTGATCACGCCGGTCAACCTGGAGAACTGGGTCATTGTCTTCACTCGCAGGAACAGTGCCCAGGCTCAAGATCTGGTCCAGACCCTGAGCAGAGTGGGGCCACCCATGGGGATGCGTATCAATTCCCCCACGAT ATGTGAACTTCAAGACGACCGCAACGATTCCTACATCACTGCTCTGAAGCAGTATGTCACCCCTCAAACCCAGCTAGCCTTGACCATCCTCCCAACAAACAGGAAAGATAGATACGATGCAATCAAGAAGTTCTGTTGTGTGGATCACCCAG TTCCTAGCCAGTGTGTTGTCCAGAGAACTCTGTCAAAGAAGCAGATGTTGATGTCGGTGGCCACGAAGATCGCCATTCAGCTCAACTGTAAGCTCGGGGGAGAGGTCTGGTGCCTGGACATTCCA TTGAAAAACGTGATGGTGGTAGGTATAGATACTTACCATGACTCGGCCAAAAAGGGACGATCAGTCGGCGGAGTTATCTGCTCCACCAATAATTTACTGACTCGTTACTACTCGCGCACTACATTCCAACACACTGGTGAGGAGTTGGTCAACGGAATAGTCACATCAATGAGAG GGGCCCTGGAGAAGTACCATGAGGTGAATGGTGTTTTGCCGGAGAGGATCATCGTGTTCCGTGACGGTGTCGGTGATGGTCAGCTGCGAGCAGTGTTTGAACACGAAGTCCCTCAGCTCAACGAATGCTTCAAGAGGAGCGGAGGCCAAGACTACAA TCCAAAGGTCGCTATAGTAGTTGTGAAGAAGAGGATCAACACCCGATTCTTTGCCAGGAGCGGCCCCTCCCTAAACAACCCGTGCCCAGGGACCATTGTTGACACGACCGTCACCAGACCCATATG GTATGACTTCTTCTTGGTGTCGCAGTCTGTGAGGCAGGGAACAGTGACCCCCACCCACTACAACGTGATCTGGGACACCACCGGACTGAAGCCTGACCACATGCAGCGCCTGGCCTACAAAATGTGCCACCTCTACTACAACTGGCCG GGAACCATCCGAGTCCCTGCTCCCTGCCAGTACGCCCACAAGCTGGCCTTCCTGGTGGGACAGTCCATTCACAAGGACCCACATATGGCTCTGTCTGACCGCCTTTACTTCCTGTAA
- the LOC105339049 gene encoding piwi-like protein 1 isoform X1, whose product MSGRGRARARGRARGASEDQARRPGEQPAPQQQPPQPSSAPAPAPAGGPPAASGRASYRGGAKEPRPGIASGSGDVPADALSKMSIGTKDAGERRDRLFYSDPECKPAWLSDKRGTSGRALPVVTNYFKLEMTPDWHLYQYDVKFNPPIDSRKMRMALLMTHENLLGRTKAFDGMILYLPHRLQEQVTEVFSVRKTDDVQIRITITLTNELPPSSPQVMQVYNIIFRRVLAMIEMKQIGRNYFNPALSVDIPQHKLTVMPGFVTAIARYETDTLLCADISHKIIRSDTLLDLMYELYQQARGDSFYDDCVRKFVGSIVLTRYNNKTYRVDDFDWDKRPDHSFKLRNDTTITIAEYYKKSYNIEVKDMNQPLVVSRPKKKDIRMGRTEPIFLLPELCTVTGLSDEARADFGVMKDVGAHTRVPPEGRNRTLQGFINQINQNEKVKAEMQGWGLAFSQTLMTLNARVAPQENIYQKNNAQLSYRQEDADWSRDMRGKQLITPVNLENWVIVFTRRNSAQAQDLVQTLSRVGPPMGMRINSPTICELQDDRNDSYITALKQYVTPQTQLALTILPTNRKDRYDAIKKFCCVDHPVPSQCVVQRTLSKKQMLMSVATKIAIQLNCKLGGEVWCLDIPLKNLMVVGIDSYHDSSKKGRSVGGVIASMNQALTRYYSRCTFQHSMQELMDGLKVCMKGALEKYHEVNGVLPERIIVFRDGVGDGQLRAVFEHEVPQLNECFKRSGGQDYNPKVAIVVVKKRINTRFFARSGPSLNNPCPGTIVDTTVTRPIWYDFFLVSQSVRQGTVTPTHYNVIWDTTGLKPDHMQRLAYKMCHLYYNWPGTIRVPAPCQYAHKLAFLVGQSIHKDPHMALSDRLYFL is encoded by the exons ATGTCTGGGAGAGGTAGAGCAAGAGCACGAGGAAGAGCCCGGGGGGCCTCGGAGGACCAAGCCCGGCGCCCAGGGGAGCAGCCTGCCCCCCAGCAACAG CCCCCACAGCCTTCTTCTGCCCCTGCCCCCGCACCGGCTGGTGGACCCCCAGCAGCCAGTGGAAGAGCCTCCTACAGGGGTGGTGCCAAGGAACCACGCCCAGGGATTGCCAGCGGGAGCGGTGATGTCCCTGCTGATGCACTCTCCAAGATGTCCATAGGAACCAAGGACGCAGGGGAGAGAAGGGACCGACTGTTCTATAGTGACCCAGAGTGTAAGCCAGCATGGCTGTCAGACAAACGAG GAACTTCCGGACGTGCACTGCCGGTAGTTACCAACTACTTTAAGTTGGAAATGACGCCGGATTGGCACCTCTACCAATACGATGTGAAGTTCAACCCACCCATTGACTCCAGGAAAATGAGGATGGCATTGCTGATGACACATGAGAATTTATTGGGCCGAACAAAAGCGTTCGATGGCATGATTCTGTATCTGCCTCATCGTCTCCAGGAACAG GTGACTGAGGTGTTCAGTGTGAGGAAGACGGACGACGTACAGATCCGGATCACAATCACGTTAACCAATGAACTGCCTCCTTCCTCTCCCCAAGTCATGCAGGTGTACAATATCATCTTCAGAAG GGTGCTGGCAATGATTGAGATGAAGCAGATTGGTCGTAATTACTTCAACCCTGCCTTGTCTGTGGACATTCCCCAGCACAA ACTAACGGTGATGCCCGGGTTTGTGACGGCCATCGCCCGCTATGAGACAGACACCCTGCTATGTGCGGACATCAGCCACAAGATCATCCGTTCGGACACACTGCTGGACCTGATGTACGAACTGTACCAACAAGCCCGGGGGGACTCTTTCTATGACGACTGCGTCAGGAAGTTTGTCGGCTCCATTGTCCTGACCAG ATACAACAACAAGACGTACCGAGTAGATGACTTTGATTGGGACAAGAGACCCGATCATTCCTTCAAACTCAGGAACGACACCACCATTACCATCGCTGAGTATTACAAAAAG AGCTACAATATAGAGGTGAAAGACATGAACCAGCCATTGGTTGTATCTCGACCCAAAAAGAAGGATATTAGAATGGGGCGTACGGAGCCGATTTTCCTCCTCCCAGAACTCTGTACTGTGACAG GTTTGTCGGATGAAGCCAGAGCTGACTTTGGCGTGATGAAAGATGTCGGTGCTCACACTCGAGTCCCCCCTGAGGGCAGGAACAGGACTCTACAGGGCTTCATCAACCAAATTAACCA GAATGAAAAAGTGAAAGCAGAAATGCAGGGCTGGGGACTAGCATTCTCTCAGACTCTGATGACACTGAATGCTAGAGTTGCGCCCCAGGAGAATATATATCAAAAGAACAATGCCCAG CTGAGTTACCGACAGGAGGATGCAGACTGGAGCAGAGACATGAGGGGTAAACAGCTGATCACGCCGGTCAACCTGGAGAACTGGGTCATTGTCTTCACTCGCAGGAACAGTGCCCAGGCTCAAGATCTGGTCCAGACCCTGAGCAGAGTGGGGCCACCCATGGGGATGCGTATCAATTCCCCCACGAT ATGTGAACTTCAAGACGACCGCAACGATTCCTACATCACTGCTCTGAAGCAGTATGTCACCCCTCAAACCCAGCTAGCCTTGACCATCCTCCCAACAAACAGGAAAGATAGATACGATGCAATCAAGAAGTTCTGTTGTGTGGATCACCCAG TTCCTAGCCAGTGTGTTGTCCAGAGAACTCTGTCAAAGAAGCAGATGTTGATGTCGGTGGCCACGAAGATCGCCATTCAGCTCAACTGTAAGCTCGGGGGAGAGGTCTGGTGCCTGGACATTCCA CTCAAGAATCTGATGGTGGTTGGGATAGATTCTTACCATGATTCTAGCAAGAAAGGCCGTTCTGTGGGGGGAGTGATCGCCTCTATGAACCAGGCGCTCACTCGGTATTACTCGAGGTGCACGTTCCAACATTCCATGCAGGAGTTGATGGATGGCCTCAAAGTTTGCATGAAAG GGGCCCTGGAGAAGTACCATGAGGTGAATGGTGTTTTGCCGGAGAGGATCATCGTGTTCCGTGACGGTGTCGGTGATGGTCAGCTGCGAGCAGTGTTTGAACACGAAGTCCCTCAGCTCAACGAATGCTTCAAGAGGAGCGGAGGCCAAGACTACAA TCCAAAGGTCGCTATAGTAGTTGTGAAGAAGAGGATCAACACCCGATTCTTTGCCAGGAGCGGCCCCTCCCTAAACAACCCGTGCCCAGGGACCATTGTTGACACGACCGTCACCAGACCCATATG GTATGACTTCTTCTTGGTGTCGCAGTCTGTGAGGCAGGGAACAGTGACCCCCACCCACTACAACGTGATCTGGGACACCACCGGACTGAAGCCTGACCACATGCAGCGCCTGGCCTACAAAATGTGCCACCTCTACTACAACTGGCCG GGAACCATCCGAGTCCCTGCTCCCTGCCAGTACGCCCACAAGCTGGCCTTCCTGGTGGGACAGTCCATTCACAAGGACCCACATATGGCTCTGTCTGACCGCCTTTACTTCCTGTAA
- the LOC117692934 gene encoding uncharacterized protein, with translation MPIRCSRSRTVVCVLSAAGVVFLTYVVCVIDLPLPRRSKTEQILVPNLPRSDALDYDRYKDPDVDEYDDLDGRQEITDQTSENDVKVFIRRNSKWERSDVCGQNPPMIQTSLESSAGKLTLYVVHKGPLDTQGKGDPTKQMYYELFRAVHNNLAFHTNSVMVDVGSRDGSFSILAAKIGRRAISVRTGARGVPGVCASVRSVNAQRFVTILQTNSSRPLDPAYRDHVLDVGQEVVCEPEGGGFSLNQLITLGTLEAQAPVVLYLEAFQHDTEALLMCAGDFFTHFEVRSILMPWSAHNIKDKLRLAEQISSYKMKPYEFIGVQKELLLRNVEYWPVYVLWKGLGAY, from the coding sequence ATGCCAATTCGCTGTTCCAGGAGTAGGACGGTGGTTTGTGTGTTGTCTGCCGCCGGTGTGGTTTTCCTTACATACGTGGTGTGCGTTATAGACCTCCCGCTTCCTAGGCGATCGAAGACTGAACAAATACTGGTCCCCAACCTGCCCCGTTCCGACGCGCTGGATTACGACCGGTATAAAGACCCGGATGTGGATGAATACGACGACTTGGACGGCCGGCAGGAGATCACAGATCAAACATCGGAAAACGACGTCAAAGTTTTTATCCGCCGGAATTCAAAATGGGAAAGAAGTGACGTCTGCGGGCAGAATCCACCAATGATTCAGACTAGTCTGGAATCGTCTGCGGGAAAATTAACTCTATACGTAGTACACAAAGGACCACTAGACACCCAGGGAAAGGGGGATCCCACAAAGCAGATGTACTACGAGCTGTTCAGAGCTGTTCACAACAACCTCGCCTTCCACACTAACTCCGTGATGGTAGACGTGGGTTCGCGGGATGGCAGCTTCAGTATTTTGGCGGCGAAGATAGGACGCCGCGCCATCAGTGTACGGACAGGTGCTCGCGGTGTCCCGGGGGTCTGTGCCTCAGTTAGGTCAGTGAATGCCCAGCGCTTTGTTACCATCCTCCAAACCAACTCGTCCCGACCCCTGGACCCCGCCTACCGGGACCACGTGTTGGACGTTGGCCAGGAAGTGGTGTGTGAGCCCGAGGGTGGGGGGTTCTCTCTGAATCAGTTAATCACCCTGGGCACACTGGAGGCCCAGGCCCCGGTGGTGCTGTACCTGGAGGCCTTCCAGCACGATACCGAGGCTCTGCTGATGTGTGCTGGGGATTTTTTCACCCACTTTGAGGTCAGGTCCATTCTCATGCCTTGGTCTGCACACAATATCAAGGACAAATTGAGATTAGCGGAACAGATTAGCTCCTACAAGATGAAGCCATATGAATTTATTGGTGTGCAGAAAGAATTACTTTTAAGAAATGTGGAATATTGGCCAGTATATGTATTGTGGAAGGGTCTTGGTGCTTATTGA
- the LOC105338974 gene encoding mitotic-spindle organizing protein 2B: MTTVGSDQFLQFTLMSKNVLSLEEQELYELSQLAGVVLDPSVFKIIMDLLKMNVAPQAILQVLRSISGQRPKKISSPEVSQRPNPGDERRGKPRSRVPSNKKPEARR; the protein is encoded by the exons ATGACAACAGTGGGCAGCGACCAGTTCCTACAGTTCACGTTAATGAGTAAGAATGTCCTGTCTCTGGAGGAACAGGAACTGTACGAACTCTCACAGCTGGCCGGGGTGGTGCTGGACCCCAGCGTCTTCAA GATCATCATGGACCTCCTGAAGATGAATGTTGCCCCCCAGGCCATTCTACAGGTCCTGAGGAGTATATCTGGTCAGCGACCAAAGAAAATCAGCTCCCCCGAGGTCTCCCAGCGCCCCAACCCCGGGGATGAAAGGCGGGGGAAGCCCCGCAGTCGTGTCCCCAGTAACAAGAAGCCAGAGGCCAGGCGGTGA